A DNA window from Camelina sativa cultivar DH55 chromosome 13, Cs, whole genome shotgun sequence contains the following coding sequences:
- the LOC104734926 gene encoding uncharacterized protein KIAA0754-like isoform X14 yields the protein MTFFTAMISLLLIVLSVSSTYVPTNSITQLSTPTPPANPVAQLSTPTPPANSIAQLSTPTPPANPIAQLSTPTPPANPITQLSTPTPPANPIAQLSTPTPPANLIAQLSTPTPPANPIAQLSTPTPPANPIAKLSTPTPPANPMAQLSTPTPPANPIAQLSTPTPPANPVAQLSTPTPPANPIAQLSTPTPPANPIAQLSTPTPPANPIAQLSTPTPPANPIAQLSTPTPPANPIAQPEVSTPTPPANPIAQLSTPTPPANPIAQLSTPTPPANPVAFFTPTPPANRIARSTVLAAGRSGSGPSAAPAPRPSQTSHGSSLIPISGLTFVISGALVILFSHI from the exons ATGACTTTCTTCACGGCCATGATCTCTCTTCTCCTCATCGTTCTCTCTGTTTCCTCAACTTATGTTCCTACAAATTCTATTACACAAT TGTCTACTCCAACTCCACCTGCAAATCCTGTAGCACAAT TGTCTACTCCAACTCCACCTGCAAATTCTATTGCACAAT TATCTACTCCAACTCCACCAGCAAATCCTATTGCACAat TGTCTACTCCAACTCCACCTGCTAATCCTATAACACAAT taTCTACTCCAACTCCACCGGCAAATCCTATTGCGCAAT TGTCTACTCCAACTCCACCTGCAAATCTTATTGCACAAT TGTCTACTCCAACTCCACCTGCAAATCCTATTGCACAAT TGTCTACTCCAACTCCACCTGCAAATCCCATTGCAAAAT TATCTACTCCAACTCCACCGGCAAATCCTATGGCACAAT tGTCTACTCCAACTCCACCTGCAAATCCTATTGCACAAC taTCTACTCCAACTCCGCCGGCAAATCCTGTTGCACAAT tATCTACTCCAACTCCACCGGCAAATCCTATTGCACAAT TGTCTACTCCAACTCCACCTGCAAATCCTATTGCACAAC taTCTACTCCAACTCCGCCGGCAAATCCTATTGCACAAT tATCTACTCCAACACCACCGGCAAATCCTATTGCACAAT TGTCTACTCCAACTCCACCTGCAAATCCTATTGCACAAC ctGAAGTATCTACTCCAACTCCACCGGCAAATCCTATTGCACAAT tGTCTACTCCAACTCCACCTGCAAATCCTATTGCACAAC taTCTACTCCAACTCCGCCGGCAAATCCTGTTGCat TTTTTACTCCAACTCCGCCTGCTAATCGTATTGCTCGTT CTACAGTTCTTGCTGCTGGACGATCAGGATCAGGACCATCCGCTGCTCCAGCTCCACGCCCTTCTCAGACGAGCCATGGATCTTCGTTGATTCCAATCTCTGGCTTGACATTTGTAATCAGTGGCGCATTGGTCATATTGTTCTCTCATATCTAA
- the LOC104734926 gene encoding uncharacterized protein KIAA0754-like isoform X3 — translation MTFFTAMISLLLIVLSVSSTYVPTNSITQLSTPTPPANPVAQLSTPTPPANSIAQLSTPTPPANPIAQLSTPTPPANPITQLSTPTPPANPIAQLSTPTPPANLIAQLSTPTPPANPIAQLSTPTPPANPIAKLSTPTPPANPIAKLSTPTPPANPIAQLSTPTPPANPMAQLSTPTPPANPIAQLSTPTPPANPVAQLSTPTPPANPIAQLSTPTPPANPIAQLSTPTPPANPIAQLSTPTPPANPIAQLSTPTPPANPIAQPEVSTPTPPANPIAQLSTPTPPANPIAQLSTPTPPANPVAFFTPTPPANRIARSTVLAAGRSGSGPSAAPAPRPSQTSHGSSLIPISGLTFVISGALVILFSHI, via the exons ATGACTTTCTTCACGGCCATGATCTCTCTTCTCCTCATCGTTCTCTCTGTTTCCTCAACTTATGTTCCTACAAATTCTATTACACAAT TGTCTACTCCAACTCCACCTGCAAATCCTGTAGCACAAT TGTCTACTCCAACTCCACCTGCAAATTCTATTGCACAAT TATCTACTCCAACTCCACCAGCAAATCCTATTGCACAat TGTCTACTCCAACTCCACCTGCTAATCCTATAACACAAT taTCTACTCCAACTCCACCGGCAAATCCTATTGCGCAAT TGTCTACTCCAACTCCACCTGCAAATCTTATTGCACAAT TGTCTACTCCAACTCCACCTGCAAATCCTATTGCACAAT TGTCTACTCCAACTCCACCTGCAAATCCCATTGCAAAAT tATCTACTCCAACTCCACCTGCAAATCCCATTGCAAAAT tATCTACTCCAACTCCACCTGCAAATCCTATTGCACAGC TATCTACTCCAACTCCACCGGCAAATCCTATGGCACAAT tGTCTACTCCAACTCCACCTGCAAATCCTATTGCACAAC taTCTACTCCAACTCCGCCGGCAAATCCTGTTGCACAAT tATCTACTCCAACTCCACCGGCAAATCCTATTGCACAAT TGTCTACTCCAACTCCACCTGCAAATCCTATTGCACAAC taTCTACTCCAACTCCGCCGGCAAATCCTATTGCACAAT tATCTACTCCAACACCACCGGCAAATCCTATTGCACAAT TGTCTACTCCAACTCCACCTGCAAATCCTATTGCACAAC ctGAAGTATCTACTCCAACTCCACCGGCAAATCCTATTGCACAAT tGTCTACTCCAACTCCACCTGCAAATCCTATTGCACAAC taTCTACTCCAACTCCGCCGGCAAATCCTGTTGCat TTTTTACTCCAACTCCGCCTGCTAATCGTATTGCTCGTT CTACAGTTCTTGCTGCTGGACGATCAGGATCAGGACCATCCGCTGCTCCAGCTCCACGCCCTTCTCAGACGAGCCATGGATCTTCGTTGATTCCAATCTCTGGCTTGACATTTGTAATCAGTGGCGCATTGGTCATATTGTTCTCTCATATCTAA
- the LOC104734926 gene encoding uncharacterized protein KIAA0754-like isoform X13, with the protein MTFFTAMISLLLIVLSVSSTYVPTNSITQLSTPTPPANPVAQLSTPTPPANSIAQLSTPTPPANPIAQLSTPTPPANPITQLSTPTPPANPIAQLSTPTPPANLIAQLSTPTPPANPIAQLSTPTPPANPIAKLSTPTPPANPIAKLSTPTPPANPIAQRIYFFLLSTPTPPANPMAQLSTPTPPANPIAQLSTPTPPANPVAQLSTPTPPANPIAQLSTPTPPANPIAQLSTPTPPANPIAQLSTPTPPANPIAQLSTPTPPANPIAQLSTPTPPANPVAFFTPTPPANRIARSTVLAAGRSGSGPSAAPAPRPSQTSHGSSLIPISGLTFVISGALVILFSHI; encoded by the exons ATGACTTTCTTCACGGCCATGATCTCTCTTCTCCTCATCGTTCTCTCTGTTTCCTCAACTTATGTTCCTACAAATTCTATTACACAAT TGTCTACTCCAACTCCACCTGCAAATCCTGTAGCACAAT TGTCTACTCCAACTCCACCTGCAAATTCTATTGCACAAT TATCTACTCCAACTCCACCAGCAAATCCTATTGCACAat TGTCTACTCCAACTCCACCTGCTAATCCTATAACACAAT taTCTACTCCAACTCCACCGGCAAATCCTATTGCGCAAT TGTCTACTCCAACTCCACCTGCAAATCTTATTGCACAAT TGTCTACTCCAACTCCACCTGCAAATCCTATTGCACAAT TGTCTACTCCAACTCCACCTGCAAATCCCATTGCAAAAT tATCTACTCCAACTCCACCTGCAAATCCCATTGCAAAAT tATCTACTCCAACTCCACCTGCAAATCCTATTGCACAGCGTAtctattttttccttt TATCTACTCCAACTCCACCGGCAAATCCTATGGCACAAT tGTCTACTCCAACTCCACCTGCAAATCCTATTGCACAAC taTCTACTCCAACTCCGCCGGCAAATCCTGTTGCACAAT tATCTACTCCAACTCCACCGGCAAATCCTATTGCACAAT TGTCTACTCCAACTCCACCTGCAAATCCTATTGCACAAC taTCTACTCCAACTCCGCCGGCAAATCCTATTGCACAAT tATCTACTCCAACACCACCGGCAAATCCTATTGCACAAT TGTCTACTCCAACTCCACCTGCAAATCCTATTGCACAAC taTCTACTCCAACTCCGCCGGCAAATCCTGTTGCat TTTTTACTCCAACTCCGCCTGCTAATCGTATTGCTCGTT CTACAGTTCTTGCTGCTGGACGATCAGGATCAGGACCATCCGCTGCTCCAGCTCCACGCCCTTCTCAGACGAGCCATGGATCTTCGTTGATTCCAATCTCTGGCTTGACATTTGTAATCAGTGGCGCATTGGTCATATTGTTCTCTCATATCTAA
- the LOC104734926 gene encoding uncharacterized protein KIAA0754-like isoform X2: MTFFTAMISLLLIVLSVSSTYVPTNSITQLSTPTPPANPVAQLSTPTPPANSIAQLSTPTPPANPIAQLSTPTPPANPITQLSTPTPPANPIAQLSTPTPPANLIAQLSTPTPPANPIAQLSTPTPPANPIAKLSTPTPPANPIAKLSTPTPPANPIAQRIYFFLLSTPTPPANPMAQLSTPTPPANPIAQLSTPTPPANPVAQLSTPTPPANPIAQLSTPTPPANPIAQLSTPTPPANPIAQLSTPTPPANPIAQLSTPTPPANPIAQLSTPTPPANPIAQLSTPTPPANPIAQLSTPTPPANPVAFFTPTPPANRIARSTVLAAGRSGSGPSAAPAPRPSQTSHGSSLIPISGLTFVISGALVILFSHI; the protein is encoded by the exons ATGACTTTCTTCACGGCCATGATCTCTCTTCTCCTCATCGTTCTCTCTGTTTCCTCAACTTATGTTCCTACAAATTCTATTACACAAT TGTCTACTCCAACTCCACCTGCAAATCCTGTAGCACAAT TGTCTACTCCAACTCCACCTGCAAATTCTATTGCACAAT TATCTACTCCAACTCCACCAGCAAATCCTATTGCACAat TGTCTACTCCAACTCCACCTGCTAATCCTATAACACAAT taTCTACTCCAACTCCACCGGCAAATCCTATTGCGCAAT TGTCTACTCCAACTCCACCTGCAAATCTTATTGCACAAT TGTCTACTCCAACTCCACCTGCAAATCCTATTGCACAAT TGTCTACTCCAACTCCACCTGCAAATCCCATTGCAAAAT tATCTACTCCAACTCCACCTGCAAATCCCATTGCAAAAT tATCTACTCCAACTCCACCTGCAAATCCTATTGCACAGCGTAtctattttttccttt TATCTACTCCAACTCCACCGGCAAATCCTATGGCACAAT tGTCTACTCCAACTCCACCTGCAAATCCTATTGCACAAC taTCTACTCCAACTCCGCCGGCAAATCCTGTTGCACAAT tATCTACTCCAACTCCACCGGCAAATCCTATTGCACAAT TGTCTACTCCAACTCCACCTGCAAATCCTATTGCACAAC taTCTACTCCAACTCCGCCGGCAAATCCTATTGCACAAT tATCTACTCCAACACCACCGGCAAATCCTATTGCACAAT TGTCTACTCCAACTCCACCTGCAAATCCTATTGCACAAC TATCTACTCCAACTCCACCGGCAAATCCTATTGCACAAT tGTCTACTCCAACTCCACCTGCAAATCCTATTGCACAAC taTCTACTCCAACTCCGCCGGCAAATCCTGTTGCat TTTTTACTCCAACTCCGCCTGCTAATCGTATTGCTCGTT CTACAGTTCTTGCTGCTGGACGATCAGGATCAGGACCATCCGCTGCTCCAGCTCCACGCCCTTCTCAGACGAGCCATGGATCTTCGTTGATTCCAATCTCTGGCTTGACATTTGTAATCAGTGGCGCATTGGTCATATTGTTCTCTCATATCTAA
- the LOC104734926 gene encoding leucine-rich repeat extensin-like protein 5 isoform X8 has protein sequence MTFFTAMISLLLIVLSVSSTYVPTNSITQLSTPTPPANPVAQLSTPTPPANSIAQLSTPTPPANPIAQLSTPTPPANPITQLSTPTPPANPIAQLSTPTPPANLIAQLSTPTPPANPIAKLSTPTPPANPIAKLSTPTPPANPIAQRIYFFLLSTPTPPANPMAQLSTPTPPANPIAQLSTPTPPANPVAQLSTPTPPANPIAQLSTPTPPANPIAQLSTPTPPANPIAQLSTPTPPANPIAQLSTPTPPANPIAQPEVSTPTPPANPIAQLSTPTPPANPIAQLSTPTPPANPVAFFTPTPPANRIARSTVLAAGRSGSGPSAAPAPRPSQTSHGSSLIPISGLTFVISGALVILFSHI, from the exons ATGACTTTCTTCACGGCCATGATCTCTCTTCTCCTCATCGTTCTCTCTGTTTCCTCAACTTATGTTCCTACAAATTCTATTACACAAT TGTCTACTCCAACTCCACCTGCAAATCCTGTAGCACAAT TGTCTACTCCAACTCCACCTGCAAATTCTATTGCACAAT TATCTACTCCAACTCCACCAGCAAATCCTATTGCACAat TGTCTACTCCAACTCCACCTGCTAATCCTATAACACAAT taTCTACTCCAACTCCACCGGCAAATCCTATTGCGCAAT TGTCTACTCCAACTCCACCTGCAAATCTTATTGCACAAT TGTCTACTCCAACTCCACCTGCAAATCCCATTGCAAAAT tATCTACTCCAACTCCACCTGCAAATCCCATTGCAAAAT tATCTACTCCAACTCCACCTGCAAATCCTATTGCACAGCGTAtctattttttccttt TATCTACTCCAACTCCACCGGCAAATCCTATGGCACAAT tGTCTACTCCAACTCCACCTGCAAATCCTATTGCACAAC taTCTACTCCAACTCCGCCGGCAAATCCTGTTGCACAAT tATCTACTCCAACTCCACCGGCAAATCCTATTGCACAAT TGTCTACTCCAACTCCACCTGCAAATCCTATTGCACAAC taTCTACTCCAACTCCGCCGGCAAATCCTATTGCACAAT tATCTACTCCAACACCACCGGCAAATCCTATTGCACAAT TGTCTACTCCAACTCCACCTGCAAATCCTATTGCACAAC ctGAAGTATCTACTCCAACTCCACCGGCAAATCCTATTGCACAAT tGTCTACTCCAACTCCACCTGCAAATCCTATTGCACAAC taTCTACTCCAACTCCGCCGGCAAATCCTGTTGCat TTTTTACTCCAACTCCGCCTGCTAATCGTATTGCTCGTT CTACAGTTCTTGCTGCTGGACGATCAGGATCAGGACCATCCGCTGCTCCAGCTCCACGCCCTTCTCAGACGAGCCATGGATCTTCGTTGATTCCAATCTCTGGCTTGACATTTGTAATCAGTGGCGCATTGGTCATATTGTTCTCTCATATCTAA
- the LOC104734926 gene encoding uncharacterized protein KIAA0754-like isoform X15 — translation MTFFTAMISLLLIVLSVSSTYVPTNSITQLSTPTPPANPVAQLSTPTPPANSIAQLSTPTPPANPIAQLSTPTPPANPITQLSTPTPPANPIAQLSTPTPPANLIAQLSTPTPPANPIAQLSTPTPPANPIAKLSTPTPPANPMAQLSTPTPPANPIAQLSTPTPPANPVAQLSTPTPPANPIAQLSTPTPPANPIAQLSTPTPPANPIAQLSTPTPPANPIAQLSTPTPPANPIAQPEVSTPTPPANPIAQLSTPTPPANPIAQLSTPTPPANPVAFFTPTPPANRIARSTVLAAGRSGSGPSAAPAPRPSQTSHGSSLIPISGLTFVISGALVILFSHI, via the exons ATGACTTTCTTCACGGCCATGATCTCTCTTCTCCTCATCGTTCTCTCTGTTTCCTCAACTTATGTTCCTACAAATTCTATTACACAAT TGTCTACTCCAACTCCACCTGCAAATCCTGTAGCACAAT TGTCTACTCCAACTCCACCTGCAAATTCTATTGCACAAT TATCTACTCCAACTCCACCAGCAAATCCTATTGCACAat TGTCTACTCCAACTCCACCTGCTAATCCTATAACACAAT taTCTACTCCAACTCCACCGGCAAATCCTATTGCGCAAT TGTCTACTCCAACTCCACCTGCAAATCTTATTGCACAAT TGTCTACTCCAACTCCACCTGCAAATCCTATTGCACAAT tATCTACTCCAACTCCACCTGCAAATCCCATTGCAAAAT TATCTACTCCAACTCCACCGGCAAATCCTATGGCACAAT tGTCTACTCCAACTCCACCTGCAAATCCTATTGCACAAC taTCTACTCCAACTCCGCCGGCAAATCCTGTTGCACAAT tATCTACTCCAACTCCACCGGCAAATCCTATTGCACAAT TGTCTACTCCAACTCCACCTGCAAATCCTATTGCACAAC taTCTACTCCAACTCCGCCGGCAAATCCTATTGCACAAT tATCTACTCCAACACCACCGGCAAATCCTATTGCACAAT TGTCTACTCCAACTCCACCTGCAAATCCTATTGCACAAC ctGAAGTATCTACTCCAACTCCACCGGCAAATCCTATTGCACAAT tGTCTACTCCAACTCCACCTGCAAATCCTATTGCACAAC taTCTACTCCAACTCCGCCGGCAAATCCTGTTGCat TTTTTACTCCAACTCCGCCTGCTAATCGTATTGCTCGTT CTACAGTTCTTGCTGCTGGACGATCAGGATCAGGACCATCCGCTGCTCCAGCTCCACGCCCTTCTCAGACGAGCCATGGATCTTCGTTGATTCCAATCTCTGGCTTGACATTTGTAATCAGTGGCGCATTGGTCATATTGTTCTCTCATATCTAA
- the LOC104734926 gene encoding leucine-rich repeat extensin-like protein 5 isoform X6, producing MTFFTAMISLLLIVLSVSSTYVPTNSITQLSTPTPPANPVAQLSTPTPPANSIAQLSTPTPPANPITQLSTPTPPANPIAQLSTPTPPANLIAQLSTPTPPANPIAQLSTPTPPANPIAKLSTPTPPANPIAKLSTPTPPANPIAQRIYFFLLSTPTPPANPMAQLSTPTPPANPIAQLSTPTPPANPVAQLSTPTPPANPIAQLSTPTPPANPIAQLSTPTPPANPIAQLSTPTPPANPIAQLSTPTPPANPIAQPEVSTPTPPANPIAQLSTPTPPANPIAQLSTPTPPANPVAFFTPTPPANRIARSTVLAAGRSGSGPSAAPAPRPSQTSHGSSLIPISGLTFVISGALVILFSHI from the exons ATGACTTTCTTCACGGCCATGATCTCTCTTCTCCTCATCGTTCTCTCTGTTTCCTCAACTTATGTTCCTACAAATTCTATTACACAAT TGTCTACTCCAACTCCACCTGCAAATCCTGTAGCACAAT TGTCTACTCCAACTCCACCTGCAAATTCTATTGCACAAT TGTCTACTCCAACTCCACCTGCTAATCCTATAACACAAT taTCTACTCCAACTCCACCGGCAAATCCTATTGCGCAAT TGTCTACTCCAACTCCACCTGCAAATCTTATTGCACAAT TGTCTACTCCAACTCCACCTGCAAATCCTATTGCACAAT TGTCTACTCCAACTCCACCTGCAAATCCCATTGCAAAAT tATCTACTCCAACTCCACCTGCAAATCCCATTGCAAAAT tATCTACTCCAACTCCACCTGCAAATCCTATTGCACAGCGTAtctattttttccttt TATCTACTCCAACTCCACCGGCAAATCCTATGGCACAAT tGTCTACTCCAACTCCACCTGCAAATCCTATTGCACAAC taTCTACTCCAACTCCGCCGGCAAATCCTGTTGCACAAT tATCTACTCCAACTCCACCGGCAAATCCTATTGCACAAT TGTCTACTCCAACTCCACCTGCAAATCCTATTGCACAAC taTCTACTCCAACTCCGCCGGCAAATCCTATTGCACAAT tATCTACTCCAACACCACCGGCAAATCCTATTGCACAAT TGTCTACTCCAACTCCACCTGCAAATCCTATTGCACAAC ctGAAGTATCTACTCCAACTCCACCGGCAAATCCTATTGCACAAT tGTCTACTCCAACTCCACCTGCAAATCCTATTGCACAAC taTCTACTCCAACTCCGCCGGCAAATCCTGTTGCat TTTTTACTCCAACTCCGCCTGCTAATCGTATTGCTCGTT CTACAGTTCTTGCTGCTGGACGATCAGGATCAGGACCATCCGCTGCTCCAGCTCCACGCCCTTCTCAGACGAGCCATGGATCTTCGTTGATTCCAATCTCTGGCTTGACATTTGTAATCAGTGGCGCATTGGTCATATTGTTCTCTCATATCTAA